In the Sarcophilus harrisii chromosome 1, mSarHar1.11, whole genome shotgun sequence genome, one interval contains:
- the LOC100929162 gene encoding pre-mRNA-splicing factor 38A-like — protein sequence MANRPLNDAHRVHRTDLQPLVERMIRARIYQSKYWQEECFGLTDEQFVEKATELRSVGGVYGPHLQPTPFLCLALKMLQLQPDKVVVLEFIRNEDFEYVRALGALYLRLTGTARDCYKYLGPLLNDYRKITIQNRHGDFEPMAANEFIHRLLHSEWVCDIRLPRLQTRRVLEETGPLGLGIGVLGEDVNSREEEDMPRGRRETNPSRYHRRKTYRDQSPKRLYRGSQSPSPKRRKVGLSWEISPSRSLRHTGWNGCRAGPRPVGPAKVGLPAGGV from the coding sequence ATGGCCAACCGCCCGCTGAACGACGCTCACCGCGTCCACCGCACCGACCTGCAACCCTTGGTGGAGAGGATGATCCGGGCTCGAATTTACCAGTCCAAGTACTGGCAGGAGGAGTGCTTCGGCCTCACGGACGAGCAGTTCGTGGAAAAAGCCACGGAACTGAGGTCTGTGGGGGGTGTCTATGGCCCCCACCTCCAGCCAACACCGTTCCTCTGCCTCGCCTTGAAGATGCTGCAGCTCCAGCCCGATAAAGTCGTGGTCCTTGAATTCATTAGAAATGAAGATTTCGAGTACGTCCGCGCGTTGGGGGCCTTGTACCTGAGGCTGACGGGCACGGCCAGGGACTGCTACAAGTATCTGGGGCCTCTGCTCAATGACTATCGAAAAATTACGATCCAGAACCGCCACGGAGACTTTGAACCGATGGCGGCAAACGAGTTTATCCACCGCCTGCTGCACAGCGAGTGGGTCTGTGATATCCGGCTGCCCCGGCTGCAGACGCGGCGTGTCCTGGAAGAAACTGGCCCCCTGGGACTTGGAATCGGCGTCTTGGGGGAGGATGTGAACTCCAGAGAGGAAGAAGACATGCCCCGAGGCCGGCGAGAAACGAATCCCTCCAGGTATCATCGCCGAAAAACTTACAGGGATCAGTCCCCTAAGCGGCTCTACAGGGGAAGCCAGAGCCCGTCTCCAAAAAGGAGGAAAGTGGGCCTCAGTTGGGAAATATCTCCCAGCAGGAGCCTGAGGCACACGGGGTGGAACGGGTGCCGAGCAGGTCCCCGGCCAGTTGGTCCAGCCAAAGTCGGTCTGCCTGCCGGGGGTGTCTAA